From Caldilineales bacterium, one genomic window encodes:
- a CDS encoding esterase has product MRREHHRWYSPALGKEMEMLVFGHGGARMLVFPTSKGKFYEWEDRGMFETLRQPLEQGWLQAFCVDSVDEESWYANWKWPGDRAWRHEQYDMYLTREVIPFSQHNPNPFLIVTGASFGAYHAVNFAFKHPHLVGRVLAMNGMYDIRGWMDGHNDDNVYFNNPVDFIANEHDPHRLAAMRRMDIILTTSEDEPKRRDTEDFSRLLWEKSIWHALRIWKGWAHDWPWWKEMVKLYLSGPS; this is encoded by the coding sequence ATGAGACGCGAACATCATCGTTGGTACAGCCCGGCGTTGGGGAAGGAAATGGAGATGTTGGTCTTTGGGCATGGGGGGGCCAGGATGCTGGTCTTCCCCACCTCGAAGGGCAAGTTCTACGAGTGGGAAGACCGCGGGATGTTCGAGACGCTGCGCCAACCGCTGGAACAGGGCTGGTTACAGGCTTTCTGTGTGGATAGCGTGGATGAGGAGAGCTGGTATGCAAATTGGAAATGGCCGGGTGACCGCGCCTGGCGGCACGAGCAATACGATATGTACCTCACCCGCGAGGTGATCCCGTTCAGCCAACACAACCCGAACCCCTTTCTGATCGTCACCGGGGCCAGTTTCGGCGCCTATCATGCCGTGAATTTCGCCTTCAAGCATCCGCACCTGGTGGGCCGCGTGCTGGCCATGAACGGGATGTACGACATCCGCGGCTGGATGGATGGGCACAACGACGACAATGTCTATTTCAACAACCCGGTCGATTTCATCGCCAACGAGCATGACCCGCACCGGCTGGCGGCGATGCGGCGGATGGACATCATCCTGACCACGAGCGAAGACGAGCCCAAGCGTCGCGACACCGAAGATTTCTCGCGGCTGCTGTGGGAGAAAAGCATCTGGCACGCCCTGCGCATCTGGAAAGGCTGGGCGCACGACTGGCCGTGGTGGAAGGAGATGGTCAAGTTGTATTTGAGTGGGCCGAGTTGA